In Choloepus didactylus isolate mChoDid1 chromosome 6, mChoDid1.pri, whole genome shotgun sequence, one DNA window encodes the following:
- the LOC119538302 gene encoding putative olfactory receptor 5AK3 produces the protein MTNGNGTEVTEFFLLEFGAEHRFQHVLFTVFLLIYVTCMVDNIGMILLIKADSRLQTPMYFFLQHLTFVDICFTTTVSPKTLQNLISENKSISFMGCVMQLWVYGTFGTNDCYLLAAMAVNCYVAICKPLHYPIVMSHTILIQFIAGSYVISSINTSVHTGLLFSLSFCNSHIINHFFCDGSPILAIPCSNTAISIMLLVVFVGFNLAFTMLAVIFSYIYILATILKMPSTAGRRKTFTTCVSHLTAVTIFYGTLSYMYLQPHSNNSQNNMKVGSIFYGILIPMLNPLIYSLRNKEVKEGLKGIGKKIF, from the coding sequence ATGACAAATGGAAATGGCACTGAAGTtactgaattctttcttctggaatTTGGTGCCGAACACAGGTTTCAGCATGTCCTCTTCACTGTATTTCTACTCATCTATGTCACCTGCATGGTGGATAATATTGGAATGATCCTACTCATCAAAGCAGATTCCAGACTTcaaacacccatgtactttttcctacaACATTTGACATTTGTTGATATCTGTTTTACCACCACAGTCAGTCCCAAGACATTGCAAAACCtcatatcagaaaataaatcaatttccTTCATGGGATGTGTAATGCAATTATGGGTTTATGGGACATTTGGTACAAATGACTGTTACCTCCTGGCTGCTATGGCAGTGAACTGTTATGTAGCCATCTGTAAACCACTTCACTATCCTATAGTCATGTCCCATACAATATTAATTCAATTCATAGCTGGTTCATATGTAATCAGCTCAATAAACACCTCTGTACACACAGGTTTATTATTTTCACTCTCCTTTTGCAACTCCCACATCATTAATCACTTTTTTTGTGATGGTTCCCCAATTCTAGCCATTCCATGCTCTAACACTGCCATCAGCATCATGCTACTTGTTGTCTTTGTGGGATTTAACTTGGCGTTCACTATGTTGGCTGTCATCTTCTCTTATATATACATTCTGGCCACAATCTTAAAGATGCCTTCTACTGCAGGGAGGAGAAAGACCTTCACCACATGTGTCTCCCACCTGACAGCAGTCACCATTTTCTATGGAACCCTCTCTTACATGTACTTACAGCCTCATTCTAATAATTCCCAGAACAACATGAAAGTTGGCTCCATATTTTATGGAATTTTGATTCCCATGTTGAACCCCCTGATATATAGCTTgagaaataaggaagtaaaagaagGTCTAAAAGGAATAGGGAAGAAGATCTTCTAG
- the LOC119538219 gene encoding putative olfactory receptor 5AK3 has product MTNGNGTELTEFILLGFGVQQRFQNVLFIVFLLIYMTSMVGNIGMTLLIKADPRLQTPMYFFLQHLAFVDICYTSATTPKMLQNIISENKSISFVGCVMQFWVYGTFGTTDCYLLAGMAVDRYVAISKPLHYSTTMSHTVCILLVAGSYVIGSINSSVHAGLMFSLSFCKSHTINHFFCDTAPILAISCSDIGMNIMLLGVFVGFNVIFTVSVIIFSYIYILASILKVPSTAGRKKAFSTCGCHLTAVTIFYGTLFYIYLLPHSNNSQENMKFSSIFSGIVIPTLNPLIYSLRNKEVKEALKAIGKNFF; this is encoded by the coding sequence ATGACCAATGGAAATGGCACTGAACTGACTGAATTCATTCTTCTGGGATTTGGTGTTCAGCAGAGGTTTCAGAATGTCCTCTTCATTGTATTTCTACTGATCTACATGACCTCCATGGTGGGCAATATTGGAATGACCTTACTCATCAAAGCAGATCCCAGACTTcaaacacccatgtactttttcctacaGCATTTGGCCTTTGTTGATATCTGTTACACATCTGCTACCACTCCCAAGATGTTGCAAAACAtcatatcagaaaataaatcaatttcatTTGTGGGATGTGTAATGCAATTTTGGGTTTATGGGACATTTGGTACAACTGACTGTTACCTCCTGGCTGGTATGGCAGTGGACCGTTATGTAGCCATCTCTAAACCACTTCACTATTCCACAACCATGTCCCATACAGTATGCATCCTACTGGTAGCTGGTTCATATGTAATTGGCTCAATTAATTCCTCTGTACATGCAGGTTTAATGTTTTCACTGTCCTTTTGCAAGTCCCATACCATTAACCACTTTTTTTGTGACACTGCCCCGATTCTTGCCATTTCATGCTCTGACATTGGCATGAACATCATGCTACTTGGTGTCTTTGTGGGATTCAATGTGATATTCACTGTGTCAGTTATCATCTTCTCTTATATATACATCCTGGCTTCCATCCTAAAGGTGCCTTCTACTGCAGGGAGGAAAAAAGCCTTTTCCACATGTGGCTGCCACCTGACAGCAGTCACCATTTTCTATGGAACTTTATTTTACATATACTTACTGCCTCATTCTAATAATTCCCAGGAGAATATGAAATTTTCCTCCATATTTTCTGGAATTGTGATTCCCACATTGAACCCCCTGATCTATAGCTTGAGAAATAAGGAAGTAAAGGAAGCTCTAAAAGCAATAGGGAAGAATTTCTTCTAG